ATGCCCCATAACCTGTAGCGCAGGTAGCAAAAGGCAAAGTAAAGCAGAATCATAATGGGGCCCAAGACTGAGATGTTTGCCACCGTCAGCAATTTCTTAATTTTGAACTTTTGGTCCACGGGCACTTTCTCAAGTTTATCTTCGAAAACGGACAGCTCCTCCTTGCGCTGTTTCCATCGGCGGTAGGACCAGCGATTGATAGGGTGGCTATCCTTACTCACCTCCCAATAGCCGCGCTCGCGTAGTGTATCTTTCTTCAATGTTTTGTTGAATGCGTAAAGGCGCTCGGCGTTAATTCTTCCCATTGCGCCTTTGCGCACAAAGTTAGCCATCGGTGACGATGTCCGCTACTATTTCTTCCTACTGCACGGCGGTCTCCAAAGAACACCGAGaatgaaagagggaaaggagaaggaCAGTCTCTCACACTCTCTGTGAAGTGAAAGTGACACACTCCCCgctcaattttttctttaaccaTGCCACCAACCCAACCCCGaactaaaaaaacaaacaaacaaacgttACCCAAAGGCCGactgtacacacacacaaatgcggAGAGCAGTGACTGCACCAACGCAAGCAGCACCCCTTCCGCTCATTTCATGTTTTGTCGATGGGCCTTGCTCTTTAAGTGCTGTTCCCACACGCGCACTGCAACGTTTCGGCGGCAAACCCTACACATGACCTTTCCCGCCTTATGAGGGTTGGTAACTTCGTCCCTCGACACGTGCCGTGGGGGCACACGATCCTTTCTTAAGTTCCGCGGGTCTTCCATACGTTCATGCTTCAAGGGATAACCAGGAAAGTGACTGTCTAGATACTCCTGGAAGTTGTTCTTCTGACGGTCCTCGTAGAGCGCTTTAAAGCGATCATACGAGTCTGTGATGAAGGTAGCTTCCCCTGGGAGAATCTTTCCATCCTTGTCACGtcctttcttccatttgaGCCCGAAAGGTTTGCAGAGCCTGTCGAGCTGCTTCTGCTTGGCGGGGTCTAGTCGCAGTTTGGTGCATGCATCGCACTGGTTAACGTGCATCAGCACACCACAGAGCCTCTCGAACGGGGTCGCGTCCAGCCCAATGTAGCCGCCCTTGTGCACGTCGAGTGGAGGCACACTTCCATGGGCCTCCAGATACTCGCGAAGAGTATTCAAACACTCCTCCCACGGGTATGGACCGTGGAGTCCGTAAGTCCGCCACAGAGGGAGTGATTCCAGGTCGCGTATTTGGTGCATCCTCAAACAGGAGGGTTCTTTGTCCAAGTACTGACGGTATCCCTTTCGGCAGTAACGGTAAAAGAGAGCCATTGAAACCGATTTCTTTCCAATAACCCAAGCATCGTTTGTTTTGGGATATCTATTGCACTCTAGCACAATGCGTTTCATTTCGTTGAAGGCATTCTTCCACGGAAGTCGCGTCGCGCGGTGCAATCGATCCGTGTTCTGGCTTGAGTAGCGCACCCCACGCCTGATGGCGGGAAGAACGAACCTTCGTAGCCGTTCAGATGACAGCTTGAGGGACCTCACACCCACGACATCAACGTCGTAGGACACTTTATGAGGGTCAATCAAATACTCAAACAGCAGCGGATCTTCGTCCATCAAAGCATCTGTAAAGGGGACAAGCGTGGAAAACTTCTCCAGATTGACGGGGTGATCTTCCGGCAACCTCTTGTTGATGGTGGCGGGAAGGAACACGTAGGAAATGGGcttgttttccattttattGAGCGGTCGGCATATACTCTGAACAATGTCACGGGAGCTGTAGCGCGGGGCGGCAAAAAATACGGCGTTGAGGTCGGGAATTTCCACCCCTTCCTGGAGTAAACGAACGTTTAGCAATATGCAACGTCTGGATGCTGAAAAATCTCTCAAAACACTAGCAACGGCGGCGCTTCCCATCCGAGAATGGGCGAGCAACACATCGAAGGGCGTTATATCATCAGGGAGGGGATGCTTCAGATCCGCCGCAAGCTTTGTCGCGTGCTCAATGCACCTACAGTAGACGATCATCTTGTCCACAGTATTCATAGCTTCATAAAAATATGGATTCATGTCATCCATGCTCTCGCCCAATACAATTCGCACCGCAAAAGGGTTCACGTAACCAGCGTCGATGCCCTCCCGCAAATAGTACCGATATGCTATGTCACCAAACAGAAACGTGTTGTCCATTTTTAGTGGCGTATCGTATGCTGGTGTTGCAGTGAGGAATAATCTCCGTCCGCAGCGAGGTTGGAGGAGGACGTTATTGAAATTAGTGGGTAAGTCACTCCCACAAACGCGGTGACATTCATCAAATACGGTGAGTGCAAAATTTGGCATTTTTGAGATTATGTGCGAAGACTGATATGTGCTAATAACAATCAAATGTGAGGCACATGAGCTGATGGTGCTCCTAATCAATTCAGCGTCAGTCGTCATGTTACGAACACAGCCGTCCCCCAGGAATATGCTTCCGCTGTCTGACCCTATAAGAAGAAACGGAACATCCTTCAAACCATAGCTATAAAGCTTCCGAGCTGTCTGCCGCAAAAGCGCAAGGCCTGGAACCAGGTAAAGAATGATGGAATTTGGTTTCATCTCCAAATGCCGACGAATGAGATCATATGCCACTGGGGTCTTCCCGCAACGGCAAGCCATTTGACAAATTGTGGCGCCACAACTATCGAGCTGCTCAAGGCAACGAGCTACAGCATCCTTTTGATACGGACGAAGCGCCGCCAAACTAAACGTCTCTTCTCCCAACGCATCCACAACCTCAAAATCACAGCCAATTTCATAGTCTTCCCCATCTCCTGTCTCAACACTGTTGAAAATATCATCGTCAGTCGATGCATCACATGGAGAATTGAGAGAAACCATGGACTCACGAAGCTTTTCCAGTGATCCCATGTACTTTTCCAGGGTGTGCAATTTCGGAGCCTCCGCCTCACGCCGGGAGTTTTTCTCAGTCGAGATCCGTCCACTGCTCGCATAGTCGGGTGGTAAGCTGTTCTTTTCAGTATAAACGGGTGCCATGTTCACCAGTGCGTTTAAGTTGAGCGTGCTACAAACACGTCGGGCACCCTCGGTAACATCTTGCGCATTGCCTTTTATAAGCTCTCGCTGTGGGACGCGCCTTTCTTTGAACAGAAACAGCACAGCTTGTTCAAGGAGGAACGCCTCTTTCATGCTTTCACAACGGAAAACAGCGTAGTACGACCATTCGGGTGTGAAGCACGTTGTGAACGAAGCCATTTCTAGGCGGCGGGTGAAGTCCGCTGTGCACCCAACCTTCACGTAGCCGGAGCCCGTCAACCACGGGTGGACGGCAACGTAAAAGCCAAGGCCACACCTAACGAGCACGGTCAGGCGGACCATTGGCTGCCCTCACAAAACAGTAAAAACGATCGAAAGAAGgtaagaaagggggaaatattttaaatttgtTACAATAAAGGAAGATGATCAAAAATGTAGCAGGGTTGTAGAACCAAACGGTC
This region of Trypanosoma brucei gambiense DAL972 chromosome 10, complete sequence genomic DNA includes:
- a CDS encoding helicase-like protein, putative translates to MVRLTVLVRCGLGFYVAVHPWLTGSGYVKVGCTADFTRRLEMASFTTCFTPEWSYYAVFRCESMKEAFLLEQAVLFLFKERRVPQRELIKGNAQDVTEGARRVCSTLNLNALVNMAPVYTEKNSLPPDYASSGRISTEKNSRREAEAPKLHTLEKYMGSLEKLRESMVSLNSPCDASTDDDIFNSVETGDGEDYEIGCDFEVVDALGEETFSLAALRPYQKDAVARCLEQLDSCGATICQMACRCGKTPVAYDLIRRHLEMKPNSIILYLVPGLALLRQTARKLYSYGLKDVPFLLIGSDSGSIFLGDGCVRNMTTDAELIRSTISSCASHLIVISTYQSSHIISKMPNFALTVFDECHRVCGSDLPTNFNNVLLQPRCGRRLFLTATPAYDTPLKMDNTFLFGDIAYRYYLREGIDAGYVNPFAVRIVLGESMDDMNPYFYEAMNTVDKMIVYCRCIEHATKLAADLKHPLPDDITPFDVLLAHSRMGSAAVASVLRDFSASRRCILLNVRLLQEGVEIPDLNAVFFAAPRYSSRDIVQSICRPLNKMENKPISYVFLPATINKRLPEDHPVNLEKFSTLVPFTDALMDEDPLLFEYLIDPHKVSYDVDVVGVRSLKLSSERLRRFVLPAIRRGVRYSSQNTDRLHRATRLPWKNAFNEMKRIVLECNRYPKTNDAWVIGKKSVSMALFYRYCRKGYRQYLDKEPSCLRMHQIRDLESLPLWRTYGLHGPYPWEECLNTLREYLEAHGSVPPLDVHKGGYIGLDATPFERLCGVLMHVNQCDACTKLRLDPAKQKQLDRLCKPFGLKWKKGRDKDGKILPGEATFITDSYDRFKALYEDRQKNNFQEYLDSHFPGYPLKHERMEDPRNLRKDRVPPRHVSRDEVTNPHKAGKVMCRVCRRNVAVRVWEQHLKSKAHRQNMK